In a genomic window of Candidatus Sericytochromatia bacterium:
- the sppA gene encoding signal peptide peptidase SppA yields MNFEKLVALTLSVSCAFAAVGVWRDRAQDAPRGGAMPGAAAPSLSRAWAAPTADLVVLSVDGMILEGDGGGGLSGGKASSRSLTKAIARLREDPPKALLIRINSPGGSAAASQAIYDELMRLKREKGVKIVVSMGDVCASGGYMIAAAADRIVANPATLTGSIGVIMHLANYEGLMGKVGVRSVTIKAGRLKDIASPDRTMRPEERRLLQGIVDDTYALFLDAVAKGRGWPLDKVRALAEGRIYTGRQAKELGLVDGLGNFEVAKDEARRVARLPKDTEAEELDGDDWQQLWKLLAVRSDLVSNVARGNPALASRLYDRVPLMLLE; encoded by the coding sequence GTGAATTTCGAGAAGCTGGTTGCGCTGACCCTATCCGTGTCCTGCGCCTTTGCCGCGGTCGGCGTCTGGCGTGACCGCGCTCAAGATGCGCCGCGAGGTGGGGCGATGCCAGGCGCCGCTGCGCCGTCGCTGTCGCGCGCCTGGGCGGCGCCCACGGCCGACCTGGTGGTGCTGTCGGTGGATGGCATGATCCTCGAGGGGGATGGCGGAGGCGGTCTGTCCGGAGGAAAAGCCAGCAGCCGCTCTCTGACCAAGGCGATCGCCCGCCTGCGCGAAGACCCGCCCAAGGCGCTGTTGATTCGGATCAACAGTCCCGGGGGATCGGCGGCGGCCTCCCAGGCAATCTATGACGAATTGATGCGCTTGAAACGGGAAAAAGGGGTCAAGATCGTCGTGTCGATGGGCGATGTCTGTGCCTCCGGGGGCTACATGATTGCAGCCGCCGCCGATCGGATCGTGGCCAACCCTGCGACGCTGACGGGCAGCATCGGCGTCATCATGCATCTGGCCAACTACGAGGGCTTGATGGGCAAGGTGGGGGTGCGTAGTGTGACGATCAAGGCGGGTCGTCTCAAGGACATTGCCTCGCCGGATCGCACCATGCGACCGGAGGAGAGACGCCTCTTGCAGGGCATCGTGGACGACACCTACGCCCTGTTTCTGGATGCGGTGGCGAAAGGACGAGGGTGGCCGCTCGACAAGGTTCGCGCCCTGGCAGAGGGACGGATCTATACCGGGCGTCAGGCCAAGGAACTGGGTCTTGTCGACGGCTTGGGCAATTTCGAAGTCGCCAAGGACGAAGCCCGACGCGTGGCGCGTTTGCCGAAAGACACCGAGGCCGAAGAACTCGACGGGGACGATTGGCAGCAACTCTGGAAACTTCTGGCGGTTCGCTCCGACCTGGTCTCGAATGTGGCCAGAGGGAATCCTGCGCTGGCCTCGCGGCTGTATGATCGCGTCCCGCTGATGTTGCTGGAATGA
- the tmk gene encoding dTMP kinase: MRGFFITLEGPEGAGKSSQLHQLAAWLEVDGYTVVTTKNPGGTPIGGQIREILLKPANRELVPLAELLLYAADRAQHVETVVRPALAQGSVVLCDRFTDSTLAYQGFGRGLDQALIGSLNQLATGGQRPDLTLLLDLAPEIGLERIVASRQVDRLEVEAIAFHHRLRAGYLALAQAEPERFVVVDASASPSEVQAALRTAIAARLGVATGRS, from the coding sequence ATGCGAGGTTTTTTCATCACTTTGGAAGGCCCGGAAGGGGCAGGCAAGAGCAGCCAGCTGCATCAGCTGGCGGCGTGGTTGGAGGTGGACGGATACACCGTCGTCACGACCAAGAATCCCGGGGGCACCCCGATCGGGGGACAGATTCGGGAGATCTTGCTGAAACCGGCCAATCGAGAGCTCGTGCCACTGGCGGAGTTGCTTCTGTACGCGGCCGACCGCGCCCAGCACGTCGAAACCGTGGTGCGCCCCGCGCTGGCGCAGGGGAGTGTGGTCCTGTGTGACCGCTTTACCGATTCCACGCTGGCATATCAGGGTTTCGGGCGTGGGCTCGACCAGGCCCTGATCGGTTCGCTCAATCAGCTCGCGACTGGCGGTCAGCGGCCCGACCTCACCCTGCTGCTGGATCTCGCGCCCGAAATCGGGTTGGAGCGAATTGTGGCGAGTCGTCAGGTCGACCGCCTCGAGGTGGAGGCGATCGCCTTTCACCACCGCTTGCGCGCGGGCTATCTGGCGCTGGCGCAGGCTGAACCCGAACGTTTCGTCGTGGTGGATGCCTCGGCCAGCCCCAGCGAGGTTCAAGCGGCGTTGCGCACGGCGATCGCCGCGCGTTTGGGTGTGGCGACAGGGAGGTCCTAG
- a CDS encoding R3H domain-containing nucleic acid-binding protein, with protein sequence MVPHRIAEVLREQEGLDDLIEIVMDLGRIPEARFPGRWVYLGAEPVRQEDLDHAVGRVGAFSGDNRAGIERTLHRISAIRNRQGRIIGLTCRVGRAILGTIDMIRDLVESGRSILIMGRPGVGKTTKLREIARVLSDDLNKRVIVIDTSNEIAGDGDIPHPAIGRSRRMQVTTPDAQEGVMIEAVENHMPEVIVIDEIGTEKEAYAARTIAERGVQLIGTAHGNSLENLLMNPTLSDLVGGIQSVTLSDEEARRRGTQKTILERKAPPTFDIAIELQDRDRLAIHQDVAEVVDQLLRGYVPQPEIRALDEQGQVKVLKESVYETQERSEREQSEAQGKMRIFPYAVSRSQLERVIRTLRVPAIVTKNVSDADVVLVLKSYARNGGQIFEQAQRKNIPVYVVKANTIPQIQKSMREVMHLDQTPGQGALTGPLGPLPKTHEAALPDALTEDEEEAIQETQAAIESVLSSAEPAELNPASPKIRRIQHMMAERYNLRSESYGEEPNRRLRIFPG encoded by the coding sequence ATGGTGCCCCATCGCATTGCCGAGGTCTTGCGCGAGCAGGAAGGCCTCGATGACCTGATCGAGATCGTCATGGACCTGGGCCGCATTCCGGAAGCCAGATTTCCGGGACGCTGGGTTTATCTGGGGGCGGAGCCGGTCCGCCAGGAAGACCTCGACCACGCCGTGGGACGCGTGGGGGCCTTCAGTGGCGACAACCGGGCTGGCATCGAGCGCACCTTGCACCGCATCAGCGCCATTCGGAACCGCCAGGGCCGCATCATCGGTCTCACGTGTCGGGTCGGGCGAGCCATCCTGGGCACCATCGACATGATCCGCGACCTGGTCGAAAGCGGCCGTTCGATTCTGATCATGGGTCGCCCGGGAGTTGGCAAGACGACCAAACTGCGGGAAATCGCGCGGGTGCTGTCGGATGACCTCAACAAACGGGTGATCGTGATTGATACCAGCAATGAAATTGCCGGCGATGGGGACATTCCTCATCCGGCAATCGGTCGATCGCGCCGGATGCAGGTGACCACCCCCGATGCCCAGGAGGGTGTGATGATCGAGGCGGTCGAGAATCACATGCCGGAAGTCATCGTGATTGACGAGATCGGCACGGAAAAGGAAGCCTATGCGGCGCGCACCATCGCCGAGCGCGGGGTGCAGCTGATCGGAACCGCGCACGGAAATTCGCTGGAAAATCTTCTCATGAACCCCACCCTGTCCGACCTGGTGGGGGGCATCCAGTCGGTGACCCTGTCCGACGAGGAGGCGCGTCGTCGCGGAACGCAGAAGACCATTCTGGAGCGTAAGGCGCCGCCGACCTTCGACATCGCCATCGAGCTTCAGGACCGCGACCGGCTGGCCATTCATCAGGACGTGGCCGAGGTGGTGGACCAGTTGTTGCGGGGCTATGTCCCGCAGCCTGAAATCCGGGCCCTCGATGAGCAGGGGCAAGTCAAGGTCCTCAAGGAGTCGGTCTACGAGACCCAGGAACGCTCGGAACGGGAGCAGTCCGAAGCCCAAGGCAAGATGCGCATCTTCCCTTACGCGGTCAGTCGCTCCCAACTCGAACGCGTCATCCGCACCCTGCGGGTGCCCGCGATCGTGACCAAGAACGTGTCGGATGCTGATGTGGTGCTGGTCTTGAAGAGCTATGCGCGCAATGGCGGTCAGATCTTCGAACAGGCCCAGCGCAAGAACATTCCAGTCTATGTGGTGAAGGCGAACACCATTCCTCAGATTCAGAAGTCGATGCGCGAGGTCATGCACCTCGACCAGACCCCTGGTCAGGGCGCGCTCACCGGGCCGCTCGGCCCCCTCCCCAAGACGCACGAGGCGGCCTTGCCAGACGCGCTGACCGAGGACGAGGAGGAAGCGATCCAGGAGACGCAAGCGGCTATCGAGTCGGTGCTTTCCAGCGCGGAGCCGGCCGAGTTGAACCCCGCCTCCCCCAAGATTCGCCGCATCCAGCACATGATGGCCGAACGCTACAATCTTCGCTCCGAGTCCTACGGTGAGGAGCCTAACCGGCGTTTGCGCATCTTCCCCGGTTGA
- a CDS encoding LdpA C-terminal domain-containing domain — translation MSERFAHRLQRGVPYFKFIGGANLRDLLVVERLATLYALAGATLIDVAAEPAVVAAARRGILTARRWHEQRLPWLVALAQTGPQDFFEPLVMASITLEGDRHTQIAVVDDPLCVTCDRCTPVCPPGSIVNGTVKDIICTGCGLCVPVCPTACISLQPRDTMPDLEACRDAGAEALEIHTGVASEPELREMAGVARDWQRRGGLLSYSLDGHQLGYPRIKALTRELGKVGVIIQADGKPISGTQGLRSTIPAVRLARTLSALGTGAWIQPAGGTNDQTGPLSRRLNLSIAGVGMGSFARRVARELEAGADSPAVWARALDEARQLVKTVHDAGSLTGPAYSVSGRYDRGGVASGG, via the coding sequence ATGTCTGAGCGCTTTGCGCACAGGCTCCAGCGGGGCGTTCCCTATTTCAAGTTCATCGGTGGCGCGAACCTGCGGGACCTGCTGGTGGTCGAGCGACTGGCCACGCTGTATGCGCTGGCCGGTGCGACCCTGATCGATGTGGCGGCCGAGCCGGCCGTGGTGGCCGCCGCGCGCCGCGGCATCTTGACCGCTCGTCGCTGGCACGAACAGCGGCTGCCGTGGCTGGTGGCGCTCGCGCAGACCGGTCCGCAGGACTTCTTCGAACCTCTCGTCATGGCGAGCATCACCTTGGAGGGCGATCGCCACACGCAAATTGCGGTGGTCGATGATCCGCTGTGCGTCACGTGCGATCGCTGTACGCCCGTCTGCCCGCCCGGCTCCATCGTCAACGGGACCGTCAAGGACATCATTTGCACGGGCTGTGGCCTGTGTGTGCCGGTCTGTCCCACCGCCTGCATCTCGCTCCAACCGAGAGACACGATGCCTGACCTCGAGGCCTGCCGCGATGCCGGCGCGGAAGCGTTGGAAATCCACACGGGCGTCGCCTCGGAGCCCGAATTGCGAGAGATGGCAGGCGTCGCTCGCGATTGGCAACGTCGGGGAGGGTTGTTATCCTATAGCCTGGACGGCCACCAGCTGGGCTACCCCCGCATCAAGGCCTTGACCCGGGAGCTGGGGAAGGTGGGAGTCATCATTCAAGCGGATGGCAAGCCAATCAGCGGGACTCAGGGCCTTCGCTCCACCATCCCGGCCGTGCGCCTGGCGCGGACCTTGAGCGCCCTTGGAACGGGCGCCTGGATTCAGCCCGCCGGGGGGACCAACGACCAGACCGGTCCCCTCTCCCGGCGTCTGAATCTGAGCATTGCCGGCGTTGGCATGGGCTCCTTCGCTCGCCGCGTGGCGCGCGAGTTGGAAGCTGGTGCAGACTCGCCAGCCGTCTGGGCTCGGGCCCTGGATGAGGCCCGGCAACTCGTGAAGACCGTACACGATGCAGGAAGCCTGACAGGGCCTGCCTACTCGGTTTCGGGGCGTTACGATAGAGGAGGGGTTGCGAGTGGCGGGTGA
- a CDS encoding aminotransferase class I/II-fold pyridoxal phosphate-dependent enzyme encodes MTPLETPPVIPRSADWLARQARAPLFEAMRDYAQKDMSAFHTPGHKQGRGADPEFRALVGDGMLRMDLCELPEVDNLHDPDGVIKDAQELAAEAYGAEHSFFLVNGSTTGNNVMVMTVCDPGDQIILPRNAHKSMLGGTILSGARPCWMQPSWDDDLCVAHGVTPEEVEAALRAYPEAKGLCLVHPTYFGGVADLRRIADLCHAHGKPLLVDEAHGPHFHFHEGLPVSAIEAGADMVVQSTHKIISGMTQASMLHVQGRRVNVNRVRNVLQLIQSTSPNYVLMASLDTARRQMAMSGHAMLGETVRLAETARARLNEIPGIYAFGRERCAPGGLHDLDVTKLTINVTGLGMTGFMALDVLNQEFNVQSEMATLHNVLLIVTLGNDQRDLDRVVDAFRVLSERAQRWNTMGTSALPTSLPMPSGLPEQALTPREAFFATTEIVPFDTSMGRVCAEFVAPYPPGIPILAPGEVISAEAIEYLKVVHQMGGFINGPEDVRLRTIKVVAHPTPHV; translated from the coding sequence TTGACTCCACTGGAAACTCCCCCGGTTATTCCCCGTTCCGCTGACTGGTTGGCCCGTCAGGCACGTGCGCCGCTTTTCGAGGCGATGCGCGACTACGCTCAGAAGGACATGTCGGCCTTCCATACCCCTGGACACAAGCAAGGCCGTGGGGCCGACCCCGAGTTTCGGGCGTTGGTCGGCGACGGGATGCTGCGCATGGACCTGTGCGAGCTGCCGGAGGTGGACAACCTGCACGATCCGGATGGCGTGATCAAGGACGCTCAAGAGTTGGCGGCGGAGGCTTACGGCGCCGAACACAGCTTTTTCCTGGTGAATGGCTCGACCACCGGTAACAACGTCATGGTGATGACGGTTTGCGACCCCGGCGACCAGATCATCCTGCCGCGCAACGCCCATAAATCGATGCTGGGCGGCACGATTCTGTCGGGCGCGCGTCCTTGCTGGATGCAGCCTAGCTGGGACGATGACCTGTGTGTGGCGCATGGCGTCACCCCTGAGGAGGTCGAGGCGGCCTTGCGGGCCTACCCCGAGGCCAAGGGTCTCTGTCTGGTTCACCCTACCTATTTCGGAGGAGTGGCGGACCTTCGCCGCATCGCCGACCTCTGCCACGCCCACGGCAAGCCTTTGCTGGTGGACGAGGCCCATGGACCGCATTTCCATTTTCACGAAGGGCTGCCGGTTTCGGCGATCGAGGCCGGGGCGGATATGGTGGTGCAATCCACGCACAAGATCATTTCCGGCATGACCCAGGCCTCGATGCTGCACGTGCAGGGCCGGCGCGTGAACGTCAACCGCGTGCGCAACGTGCTGCAGCTGATTCAGAGCACCAGTCCGAACTACGTGCTGATGGCCTCGTTGGATACGGCGCGACGCCAGATGGCGATGTCCGGTCACGCGATGCTGGGGGAGACGGTGCGTCTGGCCGAAACCGCACGCGCCCGGCTCAATGAAATTCCCGGCATCTATGCCTTCGGTCGGGAACGCTGTGCCCCAGGTGGTTTGCATGACCTGGATGTCACCAAGTTGACGATCAACGTCACGGGCCTCGGGATGACCGGTTTCATGGCCCTCGATGTGCTGAATCAGGAATTCAATGTGCAGTCTGAGATGGCGACGCTGCACAACGTCCTGTTGATCGTGACGCTCGGCAATGACCAGAGGGATCTCGACCGGGTGGTCGATGCGTTTCGCGTGCTTTCGGAACGGGCGCAACGCTGGAACACCATGGGGACCAGCGCGTTACCCACCAGCTTGCCCATGCCCTCGGGGCTGCCTGAGCAGGCCCTGACCCCGCGCGAGGCCTTCTTTGCCACCACCGAGATCGTGCCTTTCGACACCTCCATGGGACGGGTCTGCGCCGAATTTGTCGCGCCCTACCCGCCCGGGATTCCGATCCTGGCTCCTGGTGAGGTGATCTCGGCCGAGGCCATCGAGTACCTCAAGGTGGTGCATCAGATGGGCGGCTTCATCAATGGCCCGGAAGATGTCCGTCTGAGGACCATCAAGGTGGTGGCCCACCCGACGCCCCATGTCTGA
- a CDS encoding alpha/beta fold hydrolase, translating to MLELASHVNLPPTAYQRGVAALRQFQAAERQVPLQRGSETRAWLHPDKPPRGTLVMYHGFTAGTWQYEHLAPLAFQAGFNVFVPRLPGHGVKSPSGDEDPGQLPRSTQWEAYRHFGDRTLGIARQLGGPVSVLGLSVGGNVALDVAERHREVRCTVAYAPFLWPRHERVDRLFRLVGAFDFLFADRAGPSLDGFTHSWGPECRQETISGQRPGHSYFPASAVYAAARYGTDVIRASARGQSVLQVFVTAADDAADEAAIRTLFANWGNSSRGLYRYSASEGIPHPMVHPREDRGRGHTSRLYALTMGVLQGETPLQRDEP from the coding sequence TTGCTTGAGCTAGCTTCGCACGTCAACCTCCCCCCCACCGCCTACCAGCGGGGTGTGGCGGCCCTCCGACAATTTCAGGCAGCGGAACGACAGGTCCCCCTCCAGCGCGGAAGTGAAACGCGGGCCTGGCTCCACCCTGACAAGCCCCCACGCGGCACCCTGGTGATGTATCACGGTTTCACCGCTGGAACCTGGCAGTACGAACACCTGGCCCCCCTGGCGTTCCAGGCGGGCTTCAACGTGTTTGTGCCGCGCCTGCCCGGTCACGGCGTGAAGTCCCCGAGCGGCGACGAAGACCCTGGCCAGCTTCCCCGCAGCACCCAGTGGGAGGCCTACCGCCATTTCGGCGACCGCACGCTGGGCATTGCTCGTCAGCTGGGGGGGCCCGTCAGTGTGCTGGGCCTCTCGGTCGGTGGAAACGTGGCCTTGGATGTGGCCGAACGCCATCGTGAGGTGCGCTGCACGGTGGCCTACGCGCCCTTCCTCTGGCCACGCCACGAGCGGGTGGACCGTCTCTTCCGGCTGGTCGGGGCCTTCGACTTCCTGTTCGCGGACCGTGCAGGCCCCAGCCTGGACGGTTTCACCCACAGCTGGGGGCCGGAGTGTCGCCAGGAAACCATCAGTGGCCAACGCCCCGGTCACTCCTACTTCCCCGCCAGCGCGGTCTACGCCGCGGCCCGCTACGGCACCGACGTGATCCGGGCGTCAGCCCGGGGGCAGAGCGTGCTGCAGGTCTTCGTGACCGCCGCTGATGACGCCGCTGACGAAGCGGCCATCCGAACCTTGTTCGCCAATTGGGGCAACTCCTCCCGCGGCCTGTACCGCTATTCCGCCAGCGAGGGCATCCCCCATCCCATGGTCCATCCGCGCGAAGATCGCGGTCGTGGCCACACCTCACGCCTCTATGCGCTGACCATGGGGGTCCTGCAAGGAGAGACCCCGCTCCAGCGCGACGAGCCCTGA
- a CDS encoding FapA family protein — MSADTAEFSAEKQILVTLGDKALEAFVQIVPPLPVEPGEIEFALAAAGVVFGVDAAAVREVALGPSSDPMLVARGAAPEPGQDAVVNYFFRSADQRRGKPRELADGRVDHRELQTIENVTKGQVLAAKTPARPAKPGTSVLGEPLTSKDGKDVPLRAGANVELSEDELFATALMDGQPALDGPRISVQPIVVVSGDVDYAIGNINFQGSVKISGNVLPGFTVKATQDIEIGGVVEGASLEAGGAVSVKGGVRQHSVVTAHGDVTAKFIDSESSVTTRSNIVVVESSMHSYLTAGLSIKIGKKLIGGHVLAGEYVAADEVGVAGGTTTVIDVRHSRQARVIQQIERAIQILTTQLATVNQTFHAILSNPNAPAGAYEKTREVKLQIEARLDQFTVELLERRADFPAESLRPVFVVSAGGFHPGVMMHLNKAYYQIDSRSPFTRISELNGVIHPSS, encoded by the coding sequence ATGTCGGCGGATACGGCGGAATTTTCCGCTGAGAAGCAGATCCTGGTGACGCTGGGGGACAAGGCCCTCGAGGCGTTCGTTCAGATCGTGCCGCCGCTGCCCGTGGAGCCGGGCGAGATCGAGTTTGCGCTGGCCGCCGCAGGCGTGGTGTTTGGTGTCGATGCGGCAGCGGTGCGCGAGGTGGCCCTGGGGCCCTCGTCCGACCCGATGCTGGTCGCCAGAGGCGCTGCACCGGAGCCGGGGCAGGACGCCGTGGTCAACTACTTCTTTCGCAGTGCGGACCAGCGGCGCGGCAAGCCTCGCGAACTGGCTGATGGGCGCGTCGATCACCGCGAGCTTCAGACCATCGAGAACGTAACCAAAGGCCAGGTCCTGGCGGCCAAAACCCCGGCTCGTCCTGCCAAACCCGGCACCAGCGTGCTGGGAGAGCCCTTGACGAGCAAGGATGGAAAAGACGTTCCGCTGCGCGCAGGGGCCAATGTCGAATTGTCGGAGGACGAGCTTTTTGCCACCGCGCTAATGGATGGTCAGCCAGCCCTGGACGGCCCTCGCATTTCGGTGCAGCCGATCGTGGTGGTCTCCGGGGACGTCGACTACGCCATCGGCAATATCAACTTTCAGGGCTCCGTCAAGATCAGCGGCAACGTGTTGCCCGGCTTCACCGTCAAGGCGACGCAGGACATCGAGATTGGCGGGGTGGTGGAGGGCGCCTCGCTGGAAGCGGGTGGTGCGGTGAGCGTGAAGGGCGGGGTTCGTCAGCATTCCGTGGTGACGGCGCACGGCGACGTGACCGCCAAATTCATCGATTCCGAGTCGAGCGTGACCACACGGTCCAACATTGTGGTGGTCGAGTCGTCCATGCACTCGTATCTGACGGCTGGTCTCTCGATCAAGATCGGCAAGAAGTTGATCGGGGGGCACGTGCTGGCCGGCGAGTACGTGGCGGCCGACGAGGTGGGGGTGGCGGGCGGAACCACCACCGTGATCGACGTGCGTCATTCGCGGCAGGCCCGTGTGATTCAACAGATCGAGCGGGCCATCCAGATCCTCACGACTCAACTGGCGACGGTCAACCAGACCTTCCACGCCATCCTGAGCAATCCAAACGCACCCGCCGGTGCCTACGAGAAGACGCGCGAGGTCAAATTGCAGATTGAGGCCCGTCTGGACCAGTTCACGGTGGAACTGCTCGAGCGGCGCGCGGACTTTCCTGCGGAGAGTCTCAGGCCGGTGTTCGTGGTCTCGGCGGGCGGCTTTCATCCTGGCGTGATGATGCACCTCAACAAGGCGTACTACCAGATCGACAGTCGCTCGCCGTTCACCCGCATCAGCGAGTTGAACGGGGTGATTCACCCCTCGTCCTGA
- the argS gene encoding arginine--tRNA ligase translates to MLKSQIAAALTVALRKASEAGDFAVESLPTPGVEVPRDPQHGDYASNIAMVLAKPARMAPLKIAEAIARHASLDGPIASVEVAPPGFINLRLSQAWLAENLRMILRQQAAYGHSEVGRGERVLLEYVSANPTGPLHVGHGRWAAIGSGLAHVLRAAGFAVDQEFYVNDAGNQMQLLGRSLEARLRQRQGEAVEVPEDGYHGAYMAEVAARAESALGLGILQAPEEERLNALTDFARDTLLAMQQATLAQMGTRFDHYFSERSLHQAGRVDEAIARLKETGHLYQQDGAWWLRSTDFGDDKDRVVIRENGQPTYLAADIAYHWDKLQRGYTRLVNIMGADHHGYVARLSAAVQALGGEARTLHVIIGQMVNLFRDGEPVRMSKRSGEMVTLQEVLDEVGADAARYFLLMRSTDTTLDFDLALAVKESADNPVFYVQYAHARICSILRMAQQAHPGLVLEGDALSDADLSLLVTPDERQLLLKLALFPDEVASAALAMEPYRIARFAQELAAGFHQFYTNCRVLTDDQALMRARLALIIAARIVLRNALADLLGVSAPERMESLAVGAGLPTAPLGDER, encoded by the coding sequence ATGTTGAAATCTCAGATTGCGGCTGCCCTTACTGTTGCCTTGCGCAAGGCCTCCGAAGCGGGTGATTTCGCCGTGGAGAGTCTTCCGACTCCCGGCGTTGAGGTGCCACGTGACCCTCAGCACGGCGACTATGCCAGCAACATCGCCATGGTGCTGGCCAAGCCGGCGCGCATGGCCCCCCTGAAGATTGCCGAGGCGATCGCCCGGCACGCCTCGCTCGATGGGCCAATCGCCTCGGTCGAGGTGGCGCCGCCCGGCTTCATCAATCTGCGCCTGTCGCAGGCCTGGCTGGCTGAGAACCTGCGGATGATTCTGCGGCAGCAGGCGGCTTACGGCCACAGCGAGGTGGGCCGTGGGGAACGGGTGCTGCTGGAGTATGTGTCGGCCAACCCGACGGGCCCCTTGCACGTGGGGCATGGGCGCTGGGCGGCGATCGGCTCGGGGCTCGCTCACGTGCTGCGGGCGGCCGGATTTGCCGTGGATCAGGAATTTTACGTCAACGATGCGGGCAATCAGATGCAGCTGCTCGGGCGCTCGCTGGAGGCGAGGCTGCGTCAACGCCAGGGGGAGGCGGTCGAGGTGCCGGAAGACGGCTACCACGGTGCCTATATGGCGGAGGTGGCCGCCCGAGCCGAGAGCGCCCTGGGGCTGGGTATCCTGCAAGCCCCCGAGGAGGAACGCCTGAATGCCTTGACCGACTTTGCTCGCGACACCTTGCTCGCGATGCAGCAGGCCACGCTGGCTCAGATGGGCACCCGCTTCGACCACTATTTTTCCGAGCGCAGCCTGCACCAGGCGGGGCGGGTCGACGAGGCGATCGCCCGCCTCAAAGAGACCGGTCACCTGTATCAGCAGGATGGCGCCTGGTGGTTGCGCTCGACGGACTTCGGTGATGACAAGGATCGGGTCGTGATCCGGGAAAATGGTCAGCCCACTTACCTGGCGGCAGACATTGCCTATCACTGGGACAAGTTGCAACGTGGTTACACGCGCCTGGTGAACATCATGGGCGCCGACCACCACGGCTACGTGGCGAGATTGTCAGCGGCCGTGCAGGCCCTTGGGGGCGAGGCCCGGACCCTGCACGTGATCATCGGCCAGATGGTCAATCTTTTCCGGGATGGCGAACCGGTGCGGATGTCCAAACGCAGCGGGGAAATGGTCACCCTGCAGGAAGTGCTCGATGAAGTGGGTGCCGATGCGGCTCGCTACTTCCTCTTGATGCGTTCCACCGACACGACCTTGGACTTTGACCTGGCCCTGGCGGTGAAAGAATCGGCCGACAACCCGGTCTTCTACGTCCAGTATGCTCACGCGCGAATTTGCAGCATTCTGCGGATGGCGCAGCAGGCCCATCCGGGGCTGGTGCTGGAGGGAGACGCGCTGAGTGACGCGGACCTGTCCTTGCTGGTCACCCCGGATGAGCGACAGCTCTTGCTCAAGCTGGCGCTGTTCCCGGATGAGGTGGCCTCAGCTGCCCTGGCCATGGAACCCTATCGAATCGCGCGCTTTGCCCAGGAACTGGCGGCTGGTTTCCATCAGTTTTACACCAACTGCCGCGTGCTGACGGACGACCAGGCCCTCATGCGCGCCCGGCTGGCGCTGATCATCGCGGCTCGGATCGTGCTGCGCAATGCCCTGGCGGATTTGCTGGGGGTGTCTGCTCCCGAGCGTATGGAGTCGCTCGCGGTGGGAGCTGGGCTGCCCACGGCCCCGCTGGGAGACGAGCGATAG
- a CDS encoding DUF1934 domain-containing protein has product MSKQAVLVSVSSVQEDQGARSATRREHLGWRHRQPDGAYLLFDDEGTRTTIKLLPEEVRIYRRGLLNGWQYHRLAELTGGLLALGEGPRGEMVLRVQTRALSWVDDDSTGRLCLVYDLFSADAPEPDSEPETLSLGRFTLDLAWSLVQT; this is encoded by the coding sequence GTGAGCAAACAAGCGGTGCTGGTCTCGGTTTCCAGCGTGCAAGAGGATCAGGGTGCGCGCTCCGCGACGCGCAGAGAACACCTGGGCTGGCGACACCGGCAGCCCGATGGCGCCTATCTCCTGTTTGATGATGAGGGGACCCGAACCACCATCAAGCTGCTGCCGGAGGAGGTTCGCATCTACCGACGCGGGCTGCTCAACGGCTGGCAGTACCATCGCCTGGCAGAACTCACGGGAGGGCTGCTTGCCCTCGGCGAAGGTCCTCGTGGTGAAATGGTATTGCGCGTGCAGACTCGGGCCCTCAGCTGGGTGGACGATGATTCGACGGGGCGGCTCTGTCTCGTCTACGATCTGTTCTCGGCCGATGCCCCGGAGCCTGATTCCGAGCCGGAGACCCTGTCGCTCGGACGTTTCACGCTTGACCTGGCCTGGTCGCTTGTCCAGACCTGA
- a CDS encoding 23S rRNA (pseudouridine(1915)-N(3))-methyltransferase RlmH, which yields MRWTILAMGKLKEPHWRAAADEYLKRLRSYRPIEVQELTDERADPGDAPARVAQVKGREAERILEQLKPGTRMVALWERGLNLDSVQLARRLAADETEGGRELAFVIGGANGLDARVLDRADWCLSLSSLTFPHQLARVVLLEQLYRVERILRQEPYHK from the coding sequence GTGCGCTGGACCATCCTGGCGATGGGCAAATTGAAGGAGCCCCACTGGCGGGCGGCGGCAGACGAGTACCTCAAGCGGCTGCGCAGCTATCGTCCCATCGAGGTCCAGGAGTTGACGGATGAACGGGCCGACCCAGGAGACGCACCGGCTCGCGTGGCGCAGGTGAAGGGCCGCGAAGCGGAACGGATCCTGGAACAGCTCAAGCCGGGGACCCGCATGGTGGCCCTCTGGGAGCGTGGCCTGAACCTCGATTCGGTGCAGCTCGCGAGACGTCTTGCCGCGGACGAGACCGAAGGCGGACGCGAACTGGCGTTCGTGATCGGTGGGGCCAATGGCCTCGATGCCCGCGTGTTGGACCGGGCCGACTGGTGCCTTTCCCTCTCCAGCCTCACCTTCCCGCATCAACTGGCTCGGGTGGTCTTGCTGGAGCAGCTGTATCGGGTGGAGCGCATCCTCCGTCAGGAGCCCTATCACAAGTGA